One window of Gavia stellata isolate bGavSte3 chromosome Z, bGavSte3.hap2, whole genome shotgun sequence genomic DNA carries:
- the LYSMD3 gene encoding lysM and putative peptidoglycan-binding domain-containing protein 3 codes for MAGRGAGGGLQPPAVAQPPVSGHLYPFVSAAGAESEGPEEEGEVSELRPRGREKVRRSASRDRLDDIVLLTKDIQEGDTLNAIALQYCCSVADIKRVNNLINDQDFFALRSIKIPVKKFSVLTETHVSPKGRPALRPAHCSPEVQEASPSDKFSANETAGNFLKEVDRDIEEIVKCNDTKRENLNEVVSALAAQQICFETDGKTKECKDPYYGADWGIGWWTAVVIMLIIGIVTPVFYLLYYEVLVKADVSHHSTMESSHLFVTVASHQKQIENGINPVNIINVDNQGDIQP; via the exons ATGGCCGGCAGAGGCGCCGGCGGTGGCCTGCAGCCGCCGGCCGTAGCGCAGCCGCCCGTCAGCGGTCACCTGTACCCCTTCGTGAGCGCGGCGGGCGCGGAGAGCGAGGGGCCGGAGGAGGAGGGCGAGGTGTCGGAgctgcggccgcggggcaggGAGAAGGTGCGGAGGAGCGCGTCGAGGGACAGGCTGGATGATATCGTGCTGCTAACGAAGGATATCCAGGAAGGGGACACTCTGAACGCGATCGCACTTCAGTATTGCTGCTCG gttgcAGATATCAAGAGAGTTAACAATCTTATCAATGATCAAGATTTTTTTGCCCTGAGGTCTATCAAAATTCCAGTGAAAAAGTTCAGTGTATTGACCGAAACACATGTTTCTCCCAAAGGAAGACCAGCCCTTCGGCCTGCTCACTGTTCCCCAGAAGTACAGGAAGCATCACCTTCTGATAAGTTCTCTGCTAATGAGACTGCTGGCAACTTCTTAAAAGAAGTGGATCGAGATATAGAAGAAATAGTGAAGTGTAATGATACAAAGAGGGAGAATCTTAATGAAGTTGTTTCTGCCTTAGCAGCCCAACAGATCTGTTTTGAAACTGATGGTAAAACTAAAGAGTGCAAAGATCCTTACTATGGAGCAGATTGGGGTATAGGATGGTGGACAGCTGTAGTGATTATGTTGATTATTGGCATAGTGACTCCTGTTTTTTATCTCCTGTATTACGAAGTTCTAGTGAAAGCAGATGTCAGTCACCATTCTACAATGGAATCTTCTCATTTGTTTGTCACAGTAGCATCGCATcagaaacaaatagaaaatgggATAAATCCAGTGAATATTATAAATGTTGATAACCAAGGAGACATTCAGCCTTAA